Proteins from one Gemmatimonadaceae bacterium genomic window:
- a CDS encoding LysR family transcriptional regulator: MTDELDGLATFVALAETRGFRAAAEQLGISHSAVSQAIQRLEARLGAPLVRRSTRSVQLTEAGARYYAAARSALSAVREAAAAVSELGDTPQGTLRLHAASPAVMMMSEALLPAFLADHPAVRLELVVSESPVDLIAEGFDAGIQLGEVIEQDMIAVPVSGDLRMVVIGAPRYFEQHGTPRHPRDLLKHACLNWRASPTAAPYKWEFTEGGREFSVAVPARVLSTSSIVNRRLAVAGLGVTMAIDGHVRDELARGELVTVLDKFCEPFTGYALYYPQRKQASRALQALIDHVKRWRVAERRKRR; encoded by the coding sequence ATGACCGACGAACTGGACGGCTTGGCGACGTTTGTCGCACTCGCCGAGACCCGCGGCTTTCGCGCCGCCGCCGAGCAGCTGGGCATCAGCCACTCGGCGGTGAGCCAGGCGATTCAGCGGCTCGAGGCGCGGCTGGGTGCTCCCCTCGTGCGGCGCTCCACGCGCAGCGTGCAGCTCACCGAGGCAGGCGCCCGCTACTACGCGGCGGCCCGCTCGGCGCTCTCGGCGGTGCGGGAGGCTGCGGCCGCGGTGAGCGAGCTCGGCGACACACCGCAGGGGACGCTCCGCCTGCACGCCGCGAGCCCCGCCGTGATGATGATGAGCGAAGCCCTGCTGCCCGCGTTCCTCGCCGACCACCCCGCCGTGCGGCTCGAGCTCGTCGTGAGCGAGTCGCCGGTCGATCTCATCGCCGAAGGGTTCGACGCCGGCATTCAGTTGGGGGAAGTGATCGAGCAGGACATGATCGCCGTGCCGGTCTCGGGCGACCTGCGCATGGTCGTGATTGGTGCGCCACGCTATTTCGAGCAGCACGGGACGCCCCGGCATCCCCGCGACCTGCTGAAACATGCATGTCTCAACTGGCGCGCCTCACCGACCGCCGCGCCGTACAAGTGGGAGTTCACCGAAGGCGGCCGAGAGTTCAGTGTGGCGGTGCCGGCGCGGGTGCTCTCGACGTCATCGATCGTCAATCGCCGCCTCGCGGTGGCCGGGTTGGGCGTCACGATGGCCATTGACGGCCACGTCCGCGACGAGCTGGCGCGGGGCGAGCTGGTGACGGTGCTCGACAAGTTCTGCGAGCCGTTCACCGGCTACGCGCTCTACTATCCGCAACGCAAACAGGCCTCACGAGCACTCCAGGCGCTGATCGACCACGTGAAACGGTGGCGCGTGGCGGAGCGGCGGAAGCGGCGGTGA